A genomic stretch from Verrucomicrobiia bacterium includes:
- a CDS encoding mandelate racemase, with protein MARTTASGAMDGGMSRRRFLAGMAGGAAGLAWAASSGGAPVKGLRIARIETFPLVYPMRGHFKFFEAAGGRPAGRPAVLVKITADDGTVGWGQSVPIPRWSYETLESVVTTVDRYLAPELSGLDPFDSEAVEAAMNRAIAPSFSTGQPIAKAGVDLALFDLTGRRLGQDATARWKRRGRDRLTLSWTLNPRTLDEVEGLVAEGQAQGYRHFNVKVAPDPAFDVELCRLVKRLVPDGFLWADANGGYDEATALAVAPRLARLGVPVLEQPLPPNRIHGYRRLKRQGAIPIIMDEGIVSHVELREFIRLRMLDGVAMKPARCGGIVEARRQIEMVLDAGMMFLGSGLTDPDVSLAASLALYGAYDLKYPAALNGPQFLGHKSVLRAPFEVRGGELEVPRGPGLGVEVDEARIPELMVVAL; from the coding sequence ATGGCACGAACGACAGCGTCGGGTGCGATGGACGGCGGCATGTCACGCCGGCGGTTCCTGGCGGGTATGGCAGGCGGGGCGGCCGGTCTGGCCTGGGCCGCGTCGTCGGGAGGAGCGCCGGTGAAGGGATTGCGCATCGCACGGATCGAGACCTTCCCGCTGGTTTATCCCATGCGGGGACACTTCAAGTTCTTCGAGGCGGCGGGCGGACGACCGGCCGGGCGTCCGGCGGTCCTGGTGAAGATCACGGCGGACGACGGCACGGTGGGCTGGGGCCAGAGTGTGCCCATCCCGAGGTGGAGTTACGAGACGCTGGAAAGCGTGGTGACCACTGTCGACCGGTACCTGGCGCCCGAGTTGTCGGGACTGGATCCCTTCGACAGCGAGGCGGTGGAGGCGGCGATGAACCGGGCCATTGCCCCGTCGTTCTCGACCGGGCAGCCCATTGCCAAGGCGGGCGTGGACCTGGCGCTGTTCGACCTGACGGGGCGACGGCTGGGTCAGGACGCCACGGCGCGCTGGAAGCGGCGCGGACGGGACCGCCTCACCCTGAGCTGGACCCTGAATCCACGGACGCTCGACGAGGTGGAGGGACTGGTGGCGGAGGGACAGGCGCAGGGATACCGCCATTTCAACGTCAAGGTGGCACCCGACCCGGCGTTCGATGTCGAGCTGTGCCGCCTGGTGAAGCGGTTGGTTCCGGACGGATTCCTGTGGGCGGATGCCAATGGCGGGTACGACGAGGCAACGGCCCTGGCCGTGGCGCCGCGCCTGGCCCGGCTCGGGGTGCCCGTGCTGGAACAGCCGCTGCCGCCGAACCGCATCCACGGCTATCGAAGGCTCAAGCGCCAGGGGGCCATCCCGATCATCATGGACGAGGGGATCGTGTCCCATGTCGAGCTGCGCGAGTTCATCCGGCTGCGCATGCTGGACGGCGTCGCCATGAAACCCGCCCGGTGCGGCGGCATCGTCGAGGCGCGGCGCCAGATCGAGATGGTCCTGGATGCAGGGATGATGTTTCTGGGCAGCGGGCTGACCGATCCGGATGTTTCCCTCGCCGCGTCGCTGGCGCTGTACGGGGCCTACGACCTGAAGTATCCCGCCGCCCTGAATGGTCCCCAGTTCCTCGGGCACAAATCCGTGCTGCGCGCTCCGTTCGAGGTGCGCGGGGGTGAACTCGAGGTGCCTCGCGGCCCGGGCCTGGGGGTCGAGGTCGATGAGGCGCGGATTCCCGAACTCATGGTTGTCGCGTTATGA
- a CDS encoding PmoA family protein, which yields MKKWLSRTARGGAVGRATVWGGLLALGLGVTRSATADDAPDAARDGFRWEESSPTSLGLWEGQHPVLVYNHGVIRDPRAPADRARSSYIHPLYGLDGEVLTDDFPEDHWHHRGVFWAWPHVEVDGRPHDLWMLRGIRHEFERWGVREAGRDRAVLEVHNAWKTARRKVLSETVRIVAHPARPDGRWVDLEFTWAPEGEPLRLVGAEDKSYGGLTLRVAPGTDTVITTPLGSDPRDLYMTPLPWADLSRRLDATGRVSGVAILIAPDHPDFPPTWLTRHYGVLCLGWPGVEGRTLTADEPVRVRYRLWVHRGGATVGQLAEQHRLYAHPDPQ from the coding sequence ATGAAAAAATGGTTGTCGCGAACTGCCCGCGGCGGGGCCGTCGGCCGTGCGACGGTATGGGGCGGTCTCCTTGCTCTCGGACTCGGCGTGACCCGCTCGGCGACGGCGGATGACGCGCCCGACGCGGCGCGGGACGGCTTCCGTTGGGAGGAGTCCTCCCCGACCTCGCTCGGACTGTGGGAAGGGCAACACCCGGTGCTGGTGTACAACCACGGGGTGATCCGCGACCCGCGCGCCCCGGCGGACAGGGCCCGCAGTTCCTACATCCATCCGTTGTACGGGCTGGATGGCGAGGTCCTGACCGATGACTTCCCCGAGGACCACTGGCATCACCGCGGCGTATTCTGGGCGTGGCCCCATGTCGAAGTGGATGGGCGTCCCCACGACCTGTGGATGCTGCGCGGCATCCGGCACGAGTTTGAGCGGTGGGGCGTGCGGGAGGCCGGCCGCGATCGCGCGGTCCTCGAGGTGCACAATGCCTGGAAGACCGCCCGCAGGAAGGTCCTCTCCGAGACCGTGCGGATCGTGGCCCATCCGGCTCGACCGGACGGGCGCTGGGTGGATCTCGAGTTCACCTGGGCGCCCGAGGGGGAACCGCTGCGGTTGGTGGGTGCCGAGGACAAGAGTTACGGGGGGTTGACCCTCCGGGTGGCTCCCGGGACGGACACGGTCATCACGACCCCTCTCGGTTCGGATCCGCGGGATCTCTACATGACGCCGTTGCCATGGGCGGATCTGTCACGGCGTCTGGACGCCACCGGTCGGGTCTCCGGGGTGGCGATCCTGATTGCGCCGGATCATCCGGATTTCCCGCCCACCTGGCTGACGCGTCACTACGGTGTGTTGTGCCTGGGGTGGCCGGGGGTGGAGGGAAGAACCCTCACGGCGGACGAACCCGTTCGGGTGCGGTACCGGCTCTGGGTCCATCGGGGAGGGGCGACGGTCGGGCAACTCGCCGAACAGCACCGCCTCTACGCGCACCCCGACCCGCAGTGA